Proteins from a genomic interval of Gemmatimonadaceae bacterium:
- a CDS encoding gluconate 2-dehydrogenase subunit 3 family protein → MAFVRPTSVTRSRRNSAIVSVRCNCRGVRDIRRLGDPSHYFRMMKELALLGYFTSEIGYTKAQRYAESPGRFDPCLPHKPRELSWTSHA, encoded by the coding sequence GTGGCATTCGTCAGGCCCACCAGCGTCACACGATCACGGAGGAATAGTGCAATCGTCAGCGTACGATGCAATTGTCGTGGGGTCCGGGATATCCGGCGGCTGGGCGATCCGAGCCACTACTTCCGCATGATGAAGGAGCTCGCGCTGCTCGGCTACTTCACCTCGGAGATCGGCTATACGAAGGCGCAACGGTATGCCGAGTCGCCCGGACGGTTCGACCCGTGCCTTCCGCACAAGCCGCGCGAGCTCTCCTGGACGTCGCACGCATAG
- a CDS encoding PQQ-dependent sugar dehydrogenase, which produces MKIARYALLATILGCGDRSATIWARGESGFTPSGTIRLEPVGSGLRRPVYVTAPMGDARLFVVEQAGVIRVVKDGAVLPRPFLDIVSLVHSDAEQGLLSMAFHPDFNSNGYFFVYFLDRTRHIRIERFRVSPDPDVADAESRRTLLSIDKPGWEHNGGLVKFGSDGMLYIGTGDGGNTRKLSRNAQDPRSLLGKILRLDVDDEAGYTIPAGNAFRTPEGGRPEIWARGLRNPWRFAFDSATGAAYVADVGQYHREEVNVIASDRGGANFGWNMMEAGACYEAFGKARVGTMYWKLTRVFGRIPLCGTSGLVLPAVEYAHSVKGCAVIGGAVYRGRRVPVLAGHYMFSDFCGQWLRTFRYANGSAGEKREWKVGDIGQVVSFGEDGAGEMYIIADKGVFRITGLAK; this is translated from the coding sequence GTGAAAATCGCAAGGTATGCGCTGCTCGCCACGATTCTCGGATGCGGCGACCGGAGCGCGACAATCTGGGCTCGAGGCGAATCGGGCTTTACGCCCTCAGGAACGATTCGCCTCGAGCCGGTTGGCAGTGGTCTCAGGCGGCCAGTTTACGTGACGGCACCGATGGGCGACGCACGGTTGTTCGTTGTGGAGCAGGCGGGCGTCATTCGCGTGGTGAAGGACGGCGCGGTGCTGCCTCGGCCTTTCCTCGACATCGTGTCGCTCGTGCACAGCGATGCAGAGCAGGGCCTGCTCAGCATGGCGTTCCATCCCGATTTCAATTCCAACGGATACTTCTTCGTCTACTTTCTCGATCGTACCCGCCATATCCGCATCGAGCGCTTTCGCGTAAGTCCGGATCCCGATGTGGCCGATGCTGAGAGCAGGAGAACGCTCCTCTCGATCGACAAACCCGGATGGGAGCACAACGGCGGGCTGGTGAAGTTTGGTTCTGATGGCATGCTCTACATCGGAACCGGAGACGGTGGAAACACGAGAAAGCTTTCGCGCAACGCGCAGGATCCGCGATCCCTGCTCGGAAAAATTCTCAGGCTCGACGTCGACGATGAAGCGGGCTACACAATCCCGGCCGGGAACGCGTTCCGTACGCCTGAAGGCGGGCGCCCGGAGATCTGGGCGAGAGGACTTCGTAATCCGTGGCGCTTCGCCTTCGACAGCGCGACCGGCGCGGCGTACGTCGCCGACGTCGGCCAGTATCACCGCGAGGAAGTGAACGTCATCGCGTCCGATCGCGGCGGCGCCAACTTCGGCTGGAATATGATGGAGGCCGGGGCATGTTACGAAGCCTTCGGCAAAGCGCGGGTCGGCACGATGTACTGGAAGCTCACGCGCGTTTTCGGGCGTATTCCGCTTTGCGGGACGAGTGGCCTCGTTTTGCCGGCGGTGGAGTACGCTCACTCGGTGAAAGGCTGCGCAGTGATAGGAGGCGCGGTTTACCGCGGTCGTCGCGTTCCGGTATTAGCCGGGCACTACATGTTCTCCGACTTCTGCGGCCAATGGTTGCGCACGTTCAGGTACGCGAACGGCAGCGCCGGTGAGAAACGCGAGTGGAAGGTGGGGGATATCGGCCAGGTCGTGTCGTTCGGCGAGGACGGAGCCGGCGAGATGTACATCATTGCCGACAAAGGCGTATTCCGGATCACAGGGCTGGCGAAATAG
- a CDS encoding glycosyltransferase family 39 protein, with product MNRRHGHEASHSKPNLKGRDDFATSDARSYNALLVALVALALALRLPGFNESLWYDELWSTRVILSSVEALMRVIGTDPHPPFYPVIMFIWIRIFGDSEISVRMLPLMCGLLTIVLTARLAAAYSGPRAAPVAALIMAISPAHIWYSQEARQYSLLLLLLTSCTWAFHKIRQSHARRWYAAYAILALCLVLTHYFAIAYVFAFTLLALPDRRARTRMLGIVGAIACVLATYLAVRWRFAALQAQLGHLRGFGIAELWKLMFEWYVTGGALGRPEHRVFPVQLGVLVVQLVLLALVVRGLNRAEVAPVPTASPEPRWDRLARRWELTLLLMVLPVALLTLGLLGAKRFYIERSAISGLPFFAIALGIGATSFRSARWRALSVGLIAGFGIVVLANYYAKADRATVGLAHPDWRAAAQWIRRQKSPSQRPVVVISIRPAVELLYYDSGFGLAERGQLGGASAPPADEREARSIRGRLKRRFPITVDSLRGTRGRIYHLPAPDVSRIKSILDREEASEFFVVTNRFITERDRLRDAIAADQSFNVEAIFEPRGLRLLRVREIAAAPQPEPFTNSRSEPSG from the coding sequence ATGAACCGTCGTCACGGCCATGAAGCCAGCCACTCGAAACCGAACTTGAAAGGCCGCGACGACTTCGCGACGTCTGACGCGCGAAGCTACAACGCTTTGCTCGTTGCACTCGTTGCCCTTGCGCTCGCGTTGCGTCTGCCCGGCTTCAACGAAAGCCTCTGGTACGACGAGCTGTGGTCCACGCGAGTGATCCTCAGCAGCGTGGAAGCACTGATGCGCGTGATCGGCACGGACCCCCATCCGCCCTTCTACCCGGTCATCATGTTCATCTGGATCCGGATCTTCGGTGATTCGGAAATCTCGGTGCGGATGCTTCCCCTCATGTGCGGGCTGCTGACGATAGTTCTCACGGCGCGGCTCGCAGCTGCCTACAGCGGACCGCGCGCCGCTCCAGTGGCTGCTCTCATCATGGCGATATCGCCGGCACACATCTGGTATTCGCAGGAGGCACGGCAATACTCGTTGCTCCTGCTGCTACTCACATCCTGCACGTGGGCATTTCACAAGATCCGGCAGTCGCACGCGAGACGGTGGTATGCCGCCTACGCGATACTCGCACTGTGCCTGGTCCTGACACACTACTTCGCCATCGCGTACGTCTTCGCATTCACACTCCTGGCATTGCCAGACCGCCGGGCTCGGACTCGCATGCTCGGTATTGTCGGAGCGATCGCGTGTGTGCTAGCCACTTATCTCGCGGTACGATGGCGCTTCGCGGCTCTCCAGGCGCAGCTCGGGCATCTTCGCGGATTTGGAATCGCTGAGCTCTGGAAGCTGATGTTCGAGTGGTACGTAACGGGCGGCGCACTGGGGCGACCGGAGCATCGCGTGTTCCCGGTACAACTCGGTGTACTGGTGGTGCAGCTCGTGCTTCTCGCGCTGGTCGTTCGAGGTCTCAACCGCGCCGAGGTAGCGCCCGTTCCGACTGCGTCTCCCGAACCCCGCTGGGATCGGCTGGCGCGCCGGTGGGAGCTCACACTGCTGCTCATGGTCCTCCCCGTCGCACTGCTCACGCTCGGGCTGCTCGGAGCGAAGCGGTTCTACATCGAGAGGAGTGCAATTTCCGGGTTGCCTTTCTTTGCCATCGCGCTGGGCATCGGTGCGACATCATTTCGCTCGGCCCGATGGCGTGCACTGAGCGTGGGACTCATCGCAGGTTTCGGCATAGTCGTACTCGCCAACTACTACGCCAAGGCCGATAGGGCGACCGTCGGGCTGGCGCATCCCGACTGGCGCGCGGCAGCGCAATGGATACGGCGCCAGAAGTCGCCCTCGCAAAGGCCCGTGGTTGTGATCTCGATACGGCCGGCTGTCGAGCTCCTTTACTACGACAGCGGATTCGGCTTGGCCGAGCGGGGCCAGCTGGGCGGCGCCTCGGCTCCGCCGGCGGATGAACGGGAAGCCCGCAGTATTCGAGGGCGATTAAAGCGAAGGTTCCCAATCACAGTTGATTCCCTGCGCGGCACGAGGGGCCGCATTTACCACCTGCCGGCGCCCGACGTCTCACGGATCAAATCCATCCTCGATCGCGAGGAGGCATCTGAGTTCTTTGTCGTAACCAACCGGTTCATCACTGAGAGAGATCGCCTCAGGGATGCGATCGCGGCGGACCAGTCTTTCAACGTCGAGGCCATCTTCGAGCCCAGGGGGCTCCGATTACTGCGAGTGCGGGAAATCGCAGCCGCGCCTCAGCCTGAGCCATTCACGAATTCCAGGAGCGAGCCTTCAGGATAG
- a CDS encoding DUF983 domain-containing protein, giving the protein MPETLGESGLTLRRVTRLLGRALRLRCPNCGAKNLFASFGKLRQRCPECGLWLERGEGDYYLGAYMVALIFVETFFAVGFVAILLMTWPDPPWDLIQWGGVVVLSAGVIICYPFSKTIWLAIDLMFRPVTLDDLSADGPIETHGPLAK; this is encoded by the coding sequence ATGCCCGAGACGCTCGGAGAATCGGGGCTCACCCTTCGAAGAGTGACGCGATTGCTTGGCCGCGCGCTTCGGCTTCGTTGCCCGAACTGCGGCGCGAAAAACTTATTTGCTTCCTTTGGGAAGCTGCGTCAGCGATGTCCCGAGTGCGGCTTGTGGCTCGAGCGAGGCGAAGGCGACTACTACCTCGGCGCGTACATGGTTGCGCTCATCTTCGTCGAGACGTTTTTCGCCGTTGGGTTCGTCGCAATTCTCCTGATGACATGGCCGGATCCGCCGTGGGACTTGATTCAATGGGGCGGCGTGGTGGTTCTCTCCGCGGGAGTGATAATCTGCTATCCGTTCTCAAAGACAATATGGCTTGCGATCGATTTGATGTTCAGGCCCGTGACGCTTGACGACCTCTCCGCGGATGGACCGATCGAGACACACGGCCCCCTAGCGAAGTGA
- a CDS encoding MFS transporter: MEPDTHPSRWRLLALLSTAELLGMSLWFAASAVSPQLSALWNLDAEQAGWLTTIVQFGFVTGTALTAALNLADILPSRLLFASAALAGAIANAAVLAAGGFRSALVLRFLTGVFLAGVYPPAMKMIATWFKAQRGLAIGTVVGALTIGKATPYLVHAIPGVGVRPVVLTASAGAVIAALLVAFWYREGPYPFAARPFSWSLVAQVVRVREWRLATGGYLGHMFELYAFWTWIPAFLAASAAAMVAESRPGSEAVSLIAFGAIAVGGAGCVWGGLVADRIGRERLVTIALAASGTCCLLVGFLFGASMWVLAPLALVWGFFVVADSAQFSALVTESVPPHAVGTALTIQTSIGFLLTMLPMQIVPALARQGGWRWSFAILSLGPAAGIWAVRRLVRSRRPSRSAMPSIAGSP; the protein is encoded by the coding sequence ATGGAGCCGGATACTCACCCCAGCAGATGGCGCCTGCTTGCCCTGCTCTCGACGGCTGAGCTGCTCGGCATGTCGCTGTGGTTTGCGGCAAGCGCCGTATCGCCACAGCTAAGCGCTCTCTGGAATCTGGATGCCGAGCAGGCGGGGTGGCTGACAACAATCGTGCAGTTCGGGTTTGTGACAGGCACCGCGCTCACCGCCGCGCTCAATCTTGCCGACATCCTGCCGTCGCGCCTCCTCTTCGCTTCGGCTGCGCTGGCCGGAGCCATTGCAAATGCGGCCGTGCTCGCGGCCGGGGGCTTTCGCTCAGCGCTCGTTCTGAGATTTCTCACCGGTGTTTTTCTCGCCGGCGTTTATCCGCCCGCCATGAAGATGATCGCCACATGGTTCAAGGCGCAGCGAGGACTGGCGATCGGCACAGTCGTGGGCGCTCTGACCATCGGTAAGGCGACTCCATACCTGGTGCATGCGATACCAGGCGTCGGAGTGCGTCCCGTCGTTCTCACTGCGTCAGCCGGTGCAGTCATCGCAGCACTTCTCGTCGCTTTTTGGTATCGCGAAGGGCCGTACCCGTTTGCGGCTCGTCCTTTTTCGTGGTCGCTTGTCGCGCAAGTCGTCAGGGTTCGCGAGTGGCGTCTCGCCACCGGGGGCTACCTGGGCCACATGTTCGAGCTATACGCGTTCTGGACATGGATTCCGGCGTTTCTTGCGGCGAGCGCGGCCGCAATGGTCGCGGAGAGTCGGCCCGGCAGTGAGGCGGTCTCATTGATCGCGTTCGGAGCAATCGCGGTAGGCGGCGCTGGCTGCGTGTGGGGCGGATTGGTCGCGGATCGAATCGGACGCGAGCGGCTGGTTACAATCGCTCTCGCGGCCAGTGGAACATGCTGTCTTCTCGTCGGGTTTCTTTTTGGCGCATCGATGTGGGTGCTGGCCCCGCTTGCCCTTGTATGGGGCTTTTTTGTAGTCGCGGACAGCGCACAGTTCAGCGCTCTCGTCACCGAATCGGTCCCGCCGCACGCAGTCGGGACAGCGCTCACGATTCAGACCTCGATAGGATTTCTGCTGACGATGCTTCCCATGCAGATTGTGCCGGCGCTCGCCCGCCAGGGTGGCTGGCGGTGGTCATTCGCCATTCTGTCCCTCGGCCCCGCCGCCGGGATCTGGGCGGTCAGGCGGCTTGTGCGCTCGCGACGTCCCTCCCGCTCAGCGATGCCCTCCATTGCCGGTAGCCCATGA
- the pnuC gene encoding nicotinamide riboside transporter PnuC has translation MNTLEYVAAFFGVVSVYLSVRQNIWSWPTAIVNVGLYTFVFHASRLYADMGLQVIYVIVSFYGWYQWLYGGKNRTELKVSRTPPKLAVILVCIGVSFALLLGTVLHRTTNAALPYLDSLTTSTSLVAQWMMTKKLLENWIVWVAVDVVYIGMFISRALYPTAGLYLVFLVLSVMGYRQWRASLSGRDVASAQAA, from the coding sequence ATGAACACGCTCGAGTATGTCGCGGCATTTTTCGGGGTCGTCAGCGTGTATCTCAGCGTGAGGCAGAACATCTGGAGCTGGCCGACCGCGATCGTGAATGTCGGCTTATACACCTTCGTGTTTCACGCTTCCCGGCTGTACGCTGACATGGGCCTGCAGGTGATTTACGTCATCGTCTCGTTTTATGGCTGGTATCAATGGCTCTACGGTGGAAAAAACCGAACCGAGCTGAAGGTATCGCGAACCCCGCCGAAGCTCGCGGTCATTCTGGTGTGCATCGGGGTGTCCTTTGCCCTTCTGCTTGGAACCGTTCTCCATCGCACGACGAATGCCGCACTTCCCTACCTCGACTCACTGACCACCAGCACCAGCCTCGTTGCCCAGTGGATGATGACGAAGAAGCTGCTCGAGAACTGGATCGTCTGGGTAGCCGTGGACGTCGTTTACATCGGGATGTTCATCTCCAGGGCGCTTTACCCCACTGCGGGACTCTATCTCGTCTTCCTCGTGCTGTCCGTCATGGGCTACCGGCAATGGAGGGCATCGCTGAGCGGGAGGGACGTCGCGAGCGCACAAGCCGCCTGA
- a CDS encoding M15 family metallopeptidase, with translation MTVGHRPSPSLFRIAVFLLALGACARFQKTPEPVNTPELPLATDAAADSLLVDVQRVDSSLVAELRYATSNNFTGAPLPGYEANRAYLRDEAAVAISLANADLHREGFGLKIFDAYRPVRASEAMVAWAQRENRTNLIRDGYIAARSRHNLGVAVDVTLVELRNGTEISMGTPFDMFSPASHTANARGVIAVNRKRLRTVMERHGFLNYEKEWWHYSYEVEHPVRFDRVIR, from the coding sequence ATGACAGTTGGTCATCGTCCTTCGCCTTCGCTGTTCCGGATCGCCGTTTTTCTGCTCGCGCTCGGCGCGTGCGCGCGATTCCAGAAAACGCCGGAGCCGGTCAATACACCCGAGCTCCCGCTCGCCACCGATGCAGCGGCGGACTCGCTCCTGGTGGATGTGCAGCGAGTCGACAGCAGCCTGGTGGCGGAGCTGCGATACGCAACGTCGAACAATTTTACCGGAGCGCCACTTCCGGGCTACGAGGCGAATCGCGCGTATCTCAGAGACGAAGCGGCGGTCGCGATATCGCTGGCCAACGCGGACCTCCACCGCGAAGGGTTCGGACTGAAGATCTTCGACGCCTACCGTCCGGTGCGCGCAAGCGAGGCGATGGTGGCCTGGGCGCAGCGGGAGAACAGGACCAATCTGATTCGCGACGGATATATCGCGGCTCGCAGCCGGCACAATCTGGGAGTAGCAGTCGACGTGACGCTGGTGGAGCTGAGAAACGGTACCGAAATATCGATGGGAACTCCTTTCGACATGTTTTCGCCCGCATCCCACACGGCAAACGCGCGCGGCGTTATCGCGGTGAATCGAAAGCGGCTCAGGACGGTGATGGAGCGCCACGGCTTTCTCAACTACGAGAAGGAATGGTGGCATTACAGCTACGAGGTGGAGCACCCCGTCCGCTTTGATCGGGTAATCCGCTAG
- a CDS encoding glycosyl hydrolase, with product MTNPIRPAAVLLAALLVPFASIELFAQVTPTPPASKPFQGPAARQTYDSTVFAALRWREIGPFRGGRSVAAAGSTVRPMEYYFGTTGGGVFKTTDAGMTWAPVTDKYFGGTIGAIAVSESNPDIVYVGTGETPIRGNVSHGDGVFKSTDAGKTWAFAGLGDTRQIGRVRIHPRNPEIVYVAALGHVYGPNKERGVFKTTDGGKTWRNVLFRSDSAGAVDLVLDPANPDVIYATIWHAYRMPWKLVSGGTQSGIFKSTDGGENWTELTRNPGLPRGLIGKVGITASPVKAGRLWALVEADSGGVFRSEDAGATWTRTNSDRNLQQRAWYYMRIYADTKDPETVYALNTGFYRSTNGGRTFRPIAVPHGDNHDLWIAPNDAQRMINANDGGANVSFNAGRTWTEQDQATAQFYHVTTTTHFPYRVCGAQQDNSTLCGPSRASGGIDIADWYAVGGGESGYIAVRPDNPDIVYAGSYGGYLSRYDHRSGTQRNVNPWPDNPMGHDAADAKYRFQWTFPIVLSPHDPNTLYIGSSVVFKSTNEGQSFVPISPDLTRHDPRTLGPSGGSITKDQTSVEYYATVFTIAESPVTRGVIWAGSDDGLVHVTRNAGQSWKNVTPAGIPEWARMSIIEASHFSPGTAYLAANRYQMDDMRPYIYKTTDYGATWKLVTNGIAPTEFVRVVREDPEKAGLLYAGTERGVWVSFDDGANWQSLRRNLPIVPIHDLSVREGDLIAGTHGRSFWILDDLSALRQLTPALAAKDAHLFKPRKVYRAGFSGGGTTGAAGGHPTGQNPPAGAQVYYLLKSPRQVVTMDFLDSKGAVTRSFTSNQDATVAADSVRADSVRAARADSLRRAGGKPDSATQSQAREDPPQDEDGPRRTPPPPRVSNKAGLNAFSWNLRYPDASTFQNMIFWAAGTQGPVAVPGTYSVRVTVAGRAQTQTFSVVNDPRSSASQALLEEQFAFLIAVRDKVTQANDAIRRIRNVKAQLADRAAALPTAQQAAFRARADALSAQLSADEAEIYQVKNQSGQDPLNYPIRLNNKLAALAGVAASADARPTDQTREVFRTLSVQLDTQLSRLGAALGALPAINADLKAAGQKEIVPSTEEPKPAANRGRG from the coding sequence GTGACAAACCCGATTCGCCCGGCAGCTGTTCTGCTCGCTGCATTGCTCGTTCCATTCGCGTCGATCGAACTATTTGCGCAGGTCACCCCAACTCCGCCTGCTAGCAAGCCGTTCCAGGGGCCTGCCGCGCGACAAACGTACGACTCGACCGTGTTTGCCGCGCTTCGCTGGCGCGAGATCGGCCCGTTCCGTGGAGGACGATCCGTCGCGGCGGCGGGTTCGACCGTGCGGCCGATGGAATACTATTTCGGCACGACTGGCGGTGGAGTGTTCAAGACCACCGACGCCGGTATGACGTGGGCTCCCGTAACCGATAAGTACTTCGGCGGGACAATCGGTGCGATCGCGGTGAGCGAATCAAATCCGGACATCGTGTACGTCGGCACGGGAGAGACGCCAATCCGCGGCAACGTATCGCACGGAGACGGCGTCTTCAAGTCGACAGACGCCGGGAAGACGTGGGCCTTCGCCGGTCTGGGCGACACGCGACAAATCGGGCGTGTGCGCATTCATCCCCGCAATCCCGAAATCGTTTACGTCGCGGCTCTTGGGCACGTCTACGGTCCCAACAAGGAGCGCGGAGTCTTCAAGACAACCGATGGCGGGAAGACCTGGCGCAACGTTTTGTTTCGCAGCGATTCGGCCGGAGCTGTCGATCTCGTCCTCGACCCCGCCAATCCGGATGTGATTTATGCGACGATATGGCACGCCTACCGGATGCCGTGGAAGCTGGTGTCCGGGGGGACACAGAGTGGAATCTTCAAGTCCACCGACGGCGGGGAGAACTGGACCGAGCTCACTCGCAATCCCGGCTTGCCACGGGGCTTGATCGGAAAAGTCGGGATCACGGCGTCACCCGTCAAAGCAGGAAGGCTTTGGGCGCTCGTCGAAGCAGACTCGGGCGGAGTGTTTCGATCAGAAGACGCCGGAGCAACCTGGACGCGCACCAACTCCGATCGGAATCTGCAGCAGCGCGCATGGTACTACATGCGGATCTACGCTGACACAAAGGATCCCGAGACAGTCTACGCGTTGAACACCGGCTTTTACCGCTCGACAAACGGAGGAAGAACATTTCGTCCGATAGCGGTTCCGCACGGAGACAATCATGATCTGTGGATTGCGCCGAACGATGCGCAGCGGATGATCAACGCGAACGACGGCGGCGCGAACGTCTCGTTCAATGCTGGACGAACGTGGACGGAGCAGGACCAGGCTACGGCGCAGTTCTATCACGTCACGACGACGACACATTTTCCGTATCGTGTGTGCGGTGCGCAGCAGGATAATTCGACGCTGTGCGGGCCGAGCAGGGCGAGCGGGGGCATCGACATCGCGGACTGGTACGCCGTGGGCGGAGGCGAGAGCGGCTACATCGCGGTGCGCCCCGACAATCCGGATATCGTCTACGCCGGCTCCTATGGCGGTTATCTCTCGAGGTACGATCATCGCTCCGGCACCCAGCGCAACGTGAACCCGTGGCCGGATAATCCAATGGGTCACGATGCGGCGGACGCAAAGTATCGCTTTCAATGGACGTTCCCGATCGTGCTCTCGCCGCATGATCCGAACACGCTCTACATCGGCAGCAGCGTCGTGTTCAAGTCGACGAACGAGGGGCAGAGCTTCGTCCCCATCAGTCCGGATCTGACGCGCCACGATCCAAGGACTCTCGGGCCGTCTGGTGGCTCCATAACGAAGGATCAGACGTCTGTCGAGTATTACGCCACGGTTTTCACAATTGCGGAGTCTCCGGTTACACGCGGCGTGATCTGGGCGGGATCGGACGACGGCCTCGTGCACGTCACGCGAAACGCGGGGCAGTCGTGGAAGAACGTCACTCCCGCGGGGATTCCCGAGTGGGCGCGAATGTCGATCATCGAGGCATCGCATTTTTCCCCGGGCACCGCGTATCTCGCCGCGAATCGCTATCAGATGGACGACATGCGCCCGTACATCTACAAGACGACCGATTACGGCGCGACGTGGAAGCTCGTCACGAACGGCATAGCTCCAACGGAATTCGTGCGTGTGGTTCGGGAGGACCCGGAGAAAGCGGGACTGCTTTACGCCGGCACCGAGCGCGGGGTGTGGGTCAGCTTCGACGACGGCGCGAACTGGCAGTCGCTCCGCCGCAATCTGCCGATCGTTCCTATTCACGACCTCTCCGTGAGAGAGGGTGATCTGATCGCCGGTACTCACGGCCGGTCGTTCTGGATTCTCGACGATCTTTCCGCGCTGCGTCAGCTGACGCCGGCTCTTGCGGCGAAGGATGCCCACCTCTTCAAGCCGCGGAAGGTCTACCGCGCCGGCTTTTCTGGAGGTGGAACCACGGGCGCGGCGGGCGGACATCCAACCGGTCAGAATCCACCGGCCGGCGCTCAGGTTTATTACTTGCTCAAGTCACCACGACAGGTCGTGACGATGGATTTTCTCGACTCGAAAGGAGCTGTCACACGCAGCTTCACGAGCAATCAGGACGCGACTGTGGCGGCGGACTCGGTGCGCGCCGACAGCGTCCGCGCGGCGCGGGCTGACAGCCTGAGACGCGCCGGTGGAAAGCCCGACAGTGCGACGCAAAGCCAGGCGCGCGAGGATCCGCCGCAAGACGAGGACGGTCCGCGGCGCACGCCACCCCCACCGCGCGTCTCCAACAAGGCGGGGCTCAACGCCTTCTCGTGGAATCTTCGTTACCCCGACGCGTCGACGTTTCAGAACATGATCTTCTGGGCAGCAGGAACTCAGGGCCCGGTCGCTGTTCCCGGGACGTATTCCGTTCGCGTGACTGTCGCGGGACGCGCCCAGACGCAGACATTCAGCGTCGTCAACGATCCACGCTCGAGTGCATCACAGGCGCTGCTCGAGGAGCAGTTCGCCTTTCTCATCGCGGTGCGCGACAAGGTCACCCAGGCGAACGACGCAATACGGCGAATTCGCAACGTAAAAGCGCAGCTCGCAGACCGGGCCGCGGCGTTGCCAACCGCGCAGCAAGCGGCATTTCGCGCCAGGGCGGACGCGTTGTCAGCGCAATTGTCCGCTGACGAGGCGGAGATATACCAGGTAAAGAATCAGTCGGGGCAGGATCCGCTCAACTACCCGATCAGGCTCAACAACAAGCTCGCCGCACTTGCCGGCGTCGCTGCCAGCGCCGACGCGAGACCGACAGATCAAACGCGCGAGGTATTTCGAACACTCTCGGTGCAGCTGGATACTCAGCTATCGCGGCTCGGCGCAGCGCTCGGGGCGCTGCCTGCAATCAACGCGGATCTCAAGGCCGCCGGGCAGAAGGAGATCGTCCCCTCAACCGAGGAGCCGAAGCCGGCCGCTAACCGTGGCCGCGGATAA
- the moaC gene encoding cyclic pyranopterin monophosphate synthase MoaC: protein MTRLTHVDDSGAARMVDVGAKPDSIRAATASGSITMAEDTFHAIRDNRIAKGDVMAVARIAGIMAAKRTSELIPLCHPIALTNATVELELDSSLPGVRVTASASTVAKTGVEMEALTAVAATLLTIYDMAKGMDRGMVIGSVALLEKTGGQSGDWKRRPQPRE from the coding sequence ATGACGCGGCTCACCCATGTCGACGACTCCGGCGCCGCTCGGATGGTAGACGTCGGCGCAAAGCCAGACTCAATCCGTGCGGCTACCGCCTCGGGATCGATAACGATGGCGGAAGACACGTTCCACGCGATCCGCGACAACCGGATTGCCAAAGGCGATGTCATGGCCGTCGCGCGAATTGCCGGCATCATGGCTGCGAAACGTACGTCGGAGCTCATCCCGCTGTGCCATCCCATCGCGCTCACGAACGCGACAGTGGAGCTCGAGCTCGATTCGTCACTGCCCGGCGTTCGTGTCACTGCGTCGGCATCGACCGTTGCGAAAACCGGCGTCGAGATGGAAGCGCTCACGGCAGTGGCGGCGACGCTGCTTACGATCTATGACATGGCGAAGGGAATGGACCGCGGCATGGTCATAGGCAGCGTTGCCCTCCTCGAAAAAACCGGAGGCCAATCGGGCGACTGGAAGCGGCGCCCTCAGCCGCGCGAATGA